In a genomic window of Nodosilinea sp. E11:
- a CDS encoding tetratricopeptide repeat protein produces the protein MGQASSWIVCAALALVSCQREMAVPWQRAPLSTAALEQLAYPPFLVDAQAASRYRQQGLAFRQQGDLERAIATLKIATALDPRHTEGQVLLGWTQHLAGYAAPATAALQTALTHNPDHVPALNALGIVYLVDGQLEAAVDTHRRAATLQPGNEIAHYNLSLAYQRLGQIEQAIAEAQTATELEPGNPHPWVALALAYWSGRDRSPEVGPETSLETSIDFRAEAIANYRQALSLDRRYTRRDYLDHLEQAGFSQEQIDQTEALRQAAGL, from the coding sequence ATGGGGCAAGCCTCTAGTTGGATCGTTTGTGCAGCGTTGGCGCTGGTCAGTTGCCAGCGGGAGATGGCAGTGCCATGGCAGCGGGCTCCCCTTTCAACAGCGGCGCTGGAGCAGCTCGCCTATCCACCGTTTTTAGTAGATGCTCAGGCGGCATCGCGCTACCGGCAGCAGGGGTTGGCCTTTCGGCAGCAGGGAGATCTGGAGCGGGCGATCGCCACCCTGAAGATCGCCACGGCCCTAGACCCGCGCCACACCGAGGGCCAGGTCTTGCTGGGCTGGACTCAGCATTTGGCTGGGTACGCGGCCCCGGCGACGGCGGCGTTGCAAACAGCGCTCACCCACAACCCCGACCACGTGCCTGCCCTCAATGCACTGGGAATTGTCTATTTAGTCGATGGCCAGCTAGAGGCAGCGGTAGACACCCACCGTCGTGCCGCTACCCTTCAGCCCGGCAACGAAATTGCCCACTACAACCTCAGTCTGGCCTACCAACGGCTGGGGCAGATCGAGCAAGCTATTGCCGAGGCCCAAACCGCTACCGAGCTAGAGCCGGGCAACCCCCACCCCTGGGTGGCGCTGGCGCTGGCCTACTGGTCGGGCCGCGATCGCTCCCCAGAGGTAGGCCCAGAAACAAGCCTAGAGACAAGCATTGACTTTCGGGCTGAGGCGATCGCCAACTACCGCCAGGCCTTGAGCCTCGATCGCCGCTACACCCGCCGCGACTATTTAGATCATCTAGAGCAAGCTGGGTTTAGCCAGGAGCAGATTGACCAGACCGAGGCCCTTCGTCAGGCAGCGGGGCTTTAG
- a CDS encoding heme-copper oxidase subunit III has translation MQGTVDSTPVVTGHEVAAHEEHQDLRVLGLITFLCSEFLMFAGFFAVFLVFRGSAAEWPPKETEVELLLPAVNTLILVSSSWVINLGTKAIKNNDLAGMRKWFGITVAMGAVFLAGQVYEYMNLGYGLKTNLFSNCFYLTTGFHGLHVFIGLLLIMGVLWRSRRADHYSSLAHTGPEMAEIYWHFVDVVWIVLFSLIYLLTLIK, from the coding sequence ATGCAAGGCACTGTAGATTCCACACCTGTCGTTACTGGCCATGAGGTGGCGGCCCACGAAGAGCACCAAGATTTGCGGGTGCTGGGCCTGATCACCTTTTTGTGCTCCGAATTTTTGATGTTTGCGGGCTTTTTTGCGGTGTTCTTGGTGTTTCGCGGCAGTGCTGCCGAGTGGCCCCCTAAAGAAACCGAGGTAGAGCTGCTGTTACCAGCGGTGAATACCCTGATTCTGGTGTCGAGCAGCTGGGTGATTAATCTGGGCACCAAGGCGATTAAAAACAACGACTTGGCCGGCATGCGGAAGTGGTTTGGCATTACTGTTGCCATGGGCGCGGTGTTTTTGGCGGGCCAGGTGTATGAGTATATGAACCTGGGCTATGGCCTGAAGACCAACCTATTTAGCAACTGCTTTTACCTGACTACAGGCTTCCACGGGCTGCACGTATTTATTGGGCTGCTGCTGATTATGGGGGTGCTGTGGCGATCGCGCCGCGCCGACCACTACAGCAGCCTGGCTCATACTGGCCCCGAGATGGCCGAGATCTACTGGCACTTCGTTGACGTGGTGTGGATTGTGCTGTTTAGCCTGATCTACTTGCTGACGCTGATCAAGTAG
- a CDS encoding glycoside hydrolase family 57 protein has translation MATGYLALVLHAHLPYVRHPESDYVLEEEWLYEAIIETYVPLLSMFEGLKRDGVDFKLTMSMTPPLVSMLQDPLLQERFDAHLAMLEELTELEVERHVHNGHLQYLAETYAQEFNHVRQVWESYSGNLVTAFKQYQDSNNLDIITCGATHGYLPLMKMYPEAVWAQIQVAAEHYEDTFGRPPKGIWLPECAYYEGLERMVADAGLRYFLTDGHGILYARPRPRFGSYAPIFTESGVAAFGRDHESSQQVWSSQVGYPGAPEYREFYRDLGWDAEYEYIKPYIMPNGQRKNVGIKYHKITGKGLGLSDKQLYDPYWAKEKAAEHAANFMYNREQQIGHLHGLMQRPPIIVSPYDAELFGHWWYEGPWFLDYLFRKSWFDQNTYEMTHLSDYLQGHPTQQVCRPSQSSWGYKGFHEYWLNETNSWIYPHLHKAAERMIDLAKREPADELEWRALNQAARELLLAQSSDWAFIMRTGTMVPYAVRRTRTHLMRFQKLWDDILREKIDSGWLEKIEVVDNIFPKINYRVYRPL, from the coding sequence ATGGCTACTGGATATCTCGCGCTTGTACTCCATGCCCATTTGCCCTACGTGCGTCACCCCGAGAGTGACTACGTTCTAGAGGAAGAGTGGCTCTACGAGGCGATCATCGAAACTTACGTGCCGCTGCTGTCGATGTTTGAGGGGCTCAAGCGCGACGGGGTCGACTTTAAGCTCACCATGAGCATGACCCCCCCCCTGGTCTCGATGCTACAAGACCCGCTGCTGCAAGAGCGCTTCGACGCCCACCTGGCCATGCTCGAAGAGCTCACTGAGCTAGAGGTCGAGCGCCATGTCCACAACGGCCATTTGCAATACCTCGCAGAAACCTACGCCCAAGAGTTTAACCACGTGCGCCAGGTGTGGGAGAGCTACAGCGGCAACCTGGTCACCGCTTTTAAGCAATACCAAGACAGCAACAACCTCGACATCATCACTTGCGGGGCCACCCACGGCTACCTGCCGCTGATGAAAATGTATCCTGAGGCTGTGTGGGCGCAAATCCAAGTCGCCGCCGAGCACTACGAAGACACCTTTGGCCGCCCTCCCAAGGGTATTTGGCTACCCGAGTGCGCCTACTACGAAGGGCTAGAGCGCATGGTGGCCGACGCTGGCCTGCGCTACTTCCTCACCGATGGCCACGGCATTCTCTACGCCCGCCCCCGGCCCCGGTTTGGTAGCTACGCCCCGATCTTTACCGAGAGCGGTGTGGCCGCCTTTGGCCGCGACCACGAGTCGTCGCAGCAGGTGTGGTCGTCGCAGGTGGGCTACCCCGGTGCCCCCGAGTACCGCGAGTTTTACCGCGACCTGGGCTGGGATGCCGAGTACGAATACATTAAGCCCTACATCATGCCCAACGGCCAGCGCAAAAATGTGGGCATCAAGTATCACAAAATTACCGGCAAGGGCCTGGGCCTCTCTGACAAGCAGCTCTACGACCCCTACTGGGCCAAAGAAAAAGCTGCCGAGCACGCCGCCAACTTTATGTACAACCGCGAGCAGCAGATCGGCCATCTGCACGGCCTGATGCAGCGCCCGCCGATTATTGTGTCTCCCTACGATGCCGAGCTGTTTGGCCACTGGTGGTACGAAGGCCCCTGGTTCCTCGATTATCTCTTCCGCAAGAGCTGGTTTGACCAAAACACCTACGAGATGACCCACCTGAGCGACTACCTCCAGGGCCATCCCACCCAGCAGGTTTGCCGCCCCTCCCAGTCGAGCTGGGGCTACAAGGGCTTCCACGAATACTGGCTGAACGAAACTAACTCGTGGATCTACCCCCACTTGCACAAAGCTGCCGAGCGCATGATCGACCTGGCCAAGCGCGAACCTGCTGATGAGCTAGAGTGGCGCGCCCTCAACCAGGCGGCGCGAGAACTGCTGCTGGCGCAGTCGTCTGACTGGGCGTTCATTATGCGGACGGGGACGATGGTGCCCTACGCGGTGCGCCGCACCCGCACCCACCTGATGCGCTTTCAAAAGCTGTGGGATGACATTCTGCGCGAAAAGATCGACTCGGGCTGGCTAGAGAAGATTGAGGTGGTAGACAACATCTTCCCCAAGATCAACTACCGCGTTTATCGCCCCCTGTAG
- a CDS encoding SMP-30/gluconolactonase/LRE family protein produces MPTATLAELSAQNVLHARARLGEGPLWDDTKQALYWVDILNHRVHIFEPSSGDDCHWDVGDVGSALALMAGDRLLVALGNRLGQLDLSSGTVETLHTFDFEPPGTRFNDGKCDPQGRFWIGSMSPEHPGQAALYRYDPDGSVHTMETGLTISNGLGWSPDGSTFYLTDSPQRQIYAYRFDGATGEISDRTVAIDLSDADEAIEPDGLAIDTDGNIWTALWDGGCVACFSPTGESLGRVTLPVPRPTCPSFGGPNHQTLYVTTASVGLSQQEIQQGFYSGDLFAIAAPVPGLPTHRFGA; encoded by the coding sequence ATGCCTACTGCGACTTTAGCCGAGCTATCGGCCCAAAACGTGCTTCACGCCCGCGCCCGGTTGGGGGAAGGCCCCCTGTGGGACGACACCAAGCAGGCGCTCTACTGGGTAGATATTCTCAACCACCGCGTCCATATTTTTGAGCCCAGTAGCGGCGACGATTGCCACTGGGATGTAGGCGATGTGGGCAGCGCCCTGGCGTTGATGGCAGGCGATCGCCTGCTGGTGGCTTTGGGCAACCGCCTGGGTCAGCTAGATCTCAGCTCGGGGACGGTCGAGACCCTGCACACCTTCGACTTTGAGCCCCCCGGCACCCGCTTTAACGACGGCAAGTGCGATCCCCAGGGTCGGTTTTGGATTGGGTCCATGAGCCCAGAGCATCCTGGCCAAGCAGCCCTCTACCGCTATGATCCCGACGGTTCAGTGCACACCATGGAAACGGGGTTGACCATTTCTAACGGGCTGGGCTGGAGCCCCGACGGCAGCACATTCTATTTAACCGATTCGCCCCAGCGCCAAATCTACGCCTACCGGTTTGATGGGGCCACGGGGGAGATCAGCGATCGCACCGTCGCCATTGACCTGAGCGACGCCGACGAGGCGATCGAACCCGACGGTCTAGCGATCGACACCGATGGCAATATTTGGACTGCCCTATGGGATGGTGGGTGTGTAGCCTGCTTTAGCCCCACCGGAGAATCGTTAGGTCGGGTAACATTGCCGGTACCACGCCCTACCTGCCCCAGCTTTGGCGGCCCCAACCACCAGACCCTCTACGTCACCACGGCCTCTGTAGGGCTGAGCCAGCAGGAGATTCAGCAGGGATTTTACTCGGGCGACCTGTTTGCGATCGCGGCCCCAGTCCCTGGCCTGCCCACCCATCGCTTTGGGGCTTAA
- a CDS encoding IS110 family transposase, translating into MTELSQAHQWVGIDVSKRTLDVYVRPLGLSVQVANSDSGLRELLQALTAFRRETSLIVLEATGGYQALAARTLMAEGWPAVVVNPRQVRDFARATGRMAKTDKIDAEVLAHFADAIRPEVRAMASEASQHLQDLVTRRQQLVEMMSAEKARQRSARARTGQSIEQHIDWLKQQIQDLDTQIEQLIAQSDQWQRTREILTSVPGIGAVTTGLLLASLPELGQISAKRLASLCGLAPFNRDSGQMRGKRMISGGRATVRTGLYMAALVATRHNPVIRDYYQRLLQRGKLKKVALVACMHKLVIILNAMVEHDTLWQAPACSLPAAT; encoded by the coding sequence ATGACTGAACTATCACAAGCGCATCAATGGGTTGGCATTGACGTATCCAAGCGCACCTTAGATGTGTACGTCCGTCCACTTGGATTAAGCGTTCAGGTGGCCAACAGTGACTCTGGTTTAAGAGAGTTGCTACAGGCGTTAACGGCGTTTCGTCGCGAGACGAGTCTGATTGTGCTGGAAGCGACCGGGGGCTATCAAGCCCTGGCGGCGCGAACGTTGATGGCGGAGGGCTGGCCCGCCGTTGTGGTGAATCCACGTCAAGTGCGTGATTTTGCCCGGGCCACGGGGCGCATGGCTAAAACAGACAAAATTGATGCCGAGGTGTTGGCTCACTTTGCCGATGCCATCCGTCCAGAGGTACGGGCGATGGCGAGTGAGGCCAGTCAACACCTTCAAGACCTCGTCACGCGACGGCAGCAACTCGTCGAGATGATGAGTGCCGAAAAAGCCCGGCAACGCTCAGCACGAGCCAGGACGGGTCAGAGCATTGAGCAGCATATTGACTGGCTCAAGCAACAGATCCAAGACCTCGATACCCAGATTGAGCAGCTCATCGCCCAGAGCGATCAGTGGCAGCGCACCCGCGAGATCCTCACCAGTGTGCCGGGTATTGGGGCTGTGACGACGGGGCTCCTCTTGGCCTCACTCCCCGAGTTAGGACAGATCTCAGCGAAGCGCCTAGCCAGCTTGTGTGGCCTCGCCCCGTTCAACCGCGATAGCGGCCAGATGCGGGGTAAGCGGATGATTAGCGGCGGTCGAGCCACCGTGCGCACAGGCCTCTACATGGCCGCGTTAGTCGCCACTCGCCATAATCCGGTCATTCGCGATTACTACCAGCGCCTGCTGCAGCGGGGAAAACTCAAAAAGGTTGCCCTGGTGGCCTGCATGCACAAACTGGTGATTATTCTCAATGCCATGGTAGAACATGACACCCTCTGGCAGGCTCCGGCTTGCTCCCTGCCCGCCGCCACATAA
- a CDS encoding phosphatase PAP2 family protein has translation MAELGTRLYWLLRSLAAFMPYLLLGLLAGALVLTLGVWVGRVWLLDWLRPLEESCLLSLKAQATPTRDRIMTAVTWLAQGEITIPMLLVIGGILIYRDQTVAALILAIGLSGSWLLNGIFKSFFRRKRPDLWASSKRPMDYSYPSGHSMSAISFYGLLAASLTAFFSIPLSVTATLAAVLTLGVGFSRVYLGMHWPTDVLSGWVAGAIWLGACLEGLIQIGGI, from the coding sequence ATGGCAGAGCTTGGCACCCGCCTTTACTGGTTGTTGCGATCGCTGGCTGCGTTTATGCCCTACCTACTGCTAGGGCTACTGGCGGGTGCGCTGGTTTTGACCCTGGGCGTATGGGTGGGCCGCGTTTGGTTGCTAGACTGGCTGCGACCCCTGGAAGAGTCTTGTCTGCTGTCGCTCAAGGCCCAGGCTACTCCTACCCGCGATCGAATCATGACGGCAGTAACCTGGCTGGCCCAAGGCGAAATCACCATTCCTATGCTGCTAGTCATAGGCGGCATTTTAATCTACCGCGATCAGACAGTTGCCGCCTTGATCTTGGCCATTGGGTTGAGTGGCTCGTGGCTGCTGAATGGCATTTTTAAATCGTTTTTTCGGCGCAAACGCCCCGACCTGTGGGCATCGTCTAAGCGCCCGATGGACTACAGCTATCCGAGCGGTCATTCCATGAGCGCCATTTCATTTTATGGTTTGTTGGCTGCTAGCCTAACCGCCTTTTTTAGTATCCCGCTAAGCGTTACGGCTACTCTGGCGGCGGTTTTAACTCTGGGGGTAGGCTTTAGCCGAGTCTATCTGGGCATGCACTGGCCCACCGACGTGTTGAGTGGCTGGGTAGCTGGGGCGATCTGGCTAGGGGCCTGCCTTGAAGGCCTCATTCAAATTGGCGGTATTTAA
- a CDS encoding diacylglycerol/lipid kinase family protein yields MQTNQNGSSVSSVPPLLIVNPVSGPDEDDQLVANLEQALHDQGLFAEIRTTTPDENGQGLAAAAAQARTPLVMVAGGDGTIEAVARGLAHTQTVLGIIPQGTRNNIAASLNIPVDTTQAIRVLTEGCHRQFDLGRANNHYFMEVVGVGLEASLFPRGDKVKDGIKNNYWTALKNFFLGMVMFLQFKQHRLVLRFDGHKVRLRTLQVNICNSPRYGVEFALAPEAKMNDGKLDLIYIDKPSKWDHLRQFFAAMRSKQLPHERLKLYQTSAVAVHSYPALDVHADGDYIGTTPVIIEALPQALWICVPTPELLTQFADADVAAEQAAKEKSLFSWVQTPNTKSELHNPDSQTAKP; encoded by the coding sequence ATGCAAACCAACCAAAACGGATCCTCTGTCTCCTCCGTACCTCCGCTGCTGATTGTCAACCCAGTCTCTGGCCCCGACGAAGACGATCAGCTGGTGGCCAATCTCGAACAGGCTTTGCATGATCAAGGCTTGTTTGCCGAGATCCGTACCACAACCCCTGACGAAAATGGCCAAGGCCTAGCCGCCGCCGCCGCCCAGGCCAGGACTCCCCTAGTGATGGTGGCTGGGGGCGATGGCACCATTGAAGCCGTCGCCCGAGGTCTAGCGCACACTCAGACCGTTCTAGGCATCATTCCCCAAGGCACCCGCAATAACATCGCCGCTAGCCTCAACATTCCGGTAGACACAACCCAGGCTATTCGGGTGCTGACGGAGGGATGTCATCGCCAGTTTGACCTGGGCAGAGCCAACAACCACTACTTTATGGAAGTCGTTGGCGTTGGCCTAGAAGCCTCTCTGTTTCCTCGCGGCGACAAAGTAAAAGACGGGATCAAAAACAATTATTGGACAGCCTTGAAAAACTTTTTTCTAGGCATGGTCATGTTTTTGCAGTTTAAGCAGCATCGATTAGTTTTGCGCTTCGACGGTCATAAGGTGCGGTTGCGCACGCTGCAAGTCAATATCTGCAATAGCCCTCGCTACGGGGTTGAATTTGCCTTGGCCCCCGAGGCCAAAATGAACGATGGCAAACTCGATTTGATCTATATCGACAAGCCCTCCAAGTGGGATCATCTCCGCCAGTTTTTTGCTGCTATGCGGAGCAAGCAACTGCCCCACGAGCGCCTCAAACTCTATCAAACCTCTGCCGTTGCCGTGCACAGCTACCCGGCCCTAGACGTGCATGCCGATGGCGACTATATCGGCACAACCCCGGTCATCATTGAGGCCTTGCCCCAAGCCCTCTGGATTTGCGTGCCCACACCAGAATTGCTCACCCAGTTTGCTGATGCCGATGTCGCCGCAGAGCAGGCTGCTAAAGAAAAGAGTCTGTTTAGCTGGGTTCAAACGCCTAATACCAAATCCGAATTGCACAACCCTGATTCTCAAACGGCCAAACCGTAG
- a CDS encoding ferric reductase-like transmembrane domain-containing protein: MRRLFMQSPIALAALWIVAYLAIILLPMAGVLLHPAPAARGFWTEFSVALGFIGLALMALQFVLSARVNRIEASYGIDILIQFHRYTSIVAFGLVVIHPIILFIARPDTLQLLNFPEAPWRARLAVMSVLAFLVMVVTTIWRKPLKIPYEPWRAAHSILAVLAVGLGFGHAIGVGFYLGLFWQIVLWSGFMAVALWLILYVRVVKPWIMTKRPYLVEEVIQQRGDVWTLALRPHGHEGFTFEPGQFAWLTLGVTPLNMREHPFSMSSNADRSDRIEFGIKALGDFTKRIKDVKPGTKAYLDGPYGVFTTERYWDTAGFVLIAGGVGITPMYSMLLTASERQDDRPFLLIYSAPSWDDFTYREDLEALKDNLDLTIVYVPRKADDDWEGETGYVDKDLLERHIPIHRGSRQYFICAADVMMEATERGLFELEVPVTHVHMEHFNLA; this comes from the coding sequence ATGCGCCGTCTATTTATGCAAAGCCCCATTGCCCTGGCTGCTCTGTGGATTGTGGCCTACCTGGCCATCATTCTGCTGCCCATGGCAGGGGTGCTACTGCACCCGGCCCCCGCCGCCCGTGGCTTTTGGACAGAGTTTTCGGTAGCGCTGGGCTTTATTGGCCTAGCGCTGATGGCCTTACAGTTTGTGCTGTCGGCGCGGGTCAACCGCATTGAAGCCTCCTACGGCATCGACATTCTGATTCAGTTTCACCGCTACACCTCTATCGTGGCTTTTGGTCTGGTGGTGATTCACCCGATCATTCTGTTCATTGCCCGACCCGACACCCTGCAATTACTCAACTTCCCTGAAGCCCCGTGGCGGGCGCGCTTAGCGGTGATGAGCGTGCTGGCCTTTCTCGTCATGGTGGTGACAACTATTTGGCGCAAACCGCTCAAGATTCCCTACGAGCCCTGGCGGGCGGCTCATTCCATTTTGGCAGTGCTGGCAGTAGGCCTAGGGTTTGGCCACGCCATTGGCGTTGGCTTTTACCTCGGCCTGTTTTGGCAGATTGTGCTGTGGTCAGGGTTTATGGCCGTGGCCCTGTGGCTCATTCTCTACGTGCGCGTAGTCAAGCCCTGGATTATGACCAAGCGCCCCTACCTGGTTGAAGAGGTGATTCAGCAGCGAGGCGACGTGTGGACTCTGGCGCTACGCCCCCACGGCCATGAGGGCTTTACCTTTGAACCGGGGCAGTTTGCCTGGCTCACCCTTGGGGTGACGCCGCTGAACATGCGCGAACATCCTTTTTCCATGTCGTCCAATGCCGACCGGAGCGATCGCATCGAGTTTGGCATCAAAGCCCTAGGCGACTTTACCAAGCGCATCAAAGACGTCAAGCCCGGCACCAAAGCCTACCTCGATGGCCCCTACGGGGTGTTTACCACCGAGCGCTACTGGGATACCGCTGGGTTTGTGCTAATTGCAGGCGGGGTAGGCATTACCCCGATGTACAGCATGCTGCTCACCGCCAGCGAACGTCAGGACGATCGCCCCTTCCTGCTGATCTACTCCGCCCCCAGTTGGGACGACTTCACCTATCGAGAAGATCTAGAAGCCCTCAAAGACAACCTCGATCTCACCATTGTCTACGTGCCGCGCAAGGCCGACGACGACTGGGAGGGTGAAACTGGCTATGTCGACAAAGACTTGCTAGAGCGTCACATTCCCATCCATAGGGGCAGTCGCCAATACTTCATCTGCGCCGCCGATGTGATGATGGAAGCCACAGAACGTGGCCTGTTTGAGCTTGAGGTACCCGTCACCCATGTTCATATGGAGCACTTCAATCTGGCCTAG
- a CDS encoding FAD-dependent oxidoreductase has product MSTAPNVITQRNGVLAEGAFTRLARGAELSCSILVVGGSTAAYTATLTALRLNLDVCLVQPQKVVGGQFTAQALPASDDGDLLQAKATFYTVDGEEFAISRTQRAFRDRQRELQPVGGKKVPNPGGGWVSPLATTTVVAATAMNEALLPYLRDGRLTLIPFAEPAEVLKETVNGRTKVQGVVCRDTQTGHPFTIKAKITVEATDLGDLLEVGDIPSYVGQEARHETGEAILPEDARPQCQQSITFDVVVEHTVRGKGVPIGKPDGFETEPWIGLKEFTSTFWTKAKPNQWQRWDFFSDFGIFRYRRLLRAQPHEKKVSPGDVAVLNWGTSSEPDRAFCCGNDYRPGRLVGVSREERAFHIQRARQRAQAYLHYLQTHGATDLKPRGDLTWTKDGIALEPYIREARRGMALTTIRHEDVAETFFPDQARARCFDDSVGIGQYHYLDLHGNDAKGHVSPRGKDVVALPFSLPLGSLVPKDTDGLVLSAKSLGTTHITNAAYRMHPMEWAIGEASGFLAVFAVWTGLAPRQLATEEKHTRKIQGFMARNGIPIFWFNDISHNDPDFEAIQVLAAAGIVRSENPKNLTFRPYAPVNRAVVATALVNALKLPTTLPDKPTFIDVVPGQHWAYMPIETLYAHGMIAGVGKDRFAPDAPITREQLSFLVKRAMPEVYDKAFARTPIDRQNLQRRELSRVLYEVLKGRLEI; this is encoded by the coding sequence ATGTCTACTGCACCTAACGTCATCACTCAGCGCAATGGAGTTTTGGCCGAGGGGGCCTTTACTCGGCTGGCGCGGGGGGCTGAGCTCAGCTGTTCTATTCTGGTCGTGGGTGGGTCAACGGCGGCATACACAGCCACCCTCACCGCCCTGCGGCTCAATCTAGACGTGTGTTTGGTACAGCCCCAAAAGGTAGTGGGCGGCCAATTTACCGCCCAGGCCCTGCCCGCTTCCGACGACGGCGACCTATTGCAAGCCAAGGCCACCTTCTACACCGTCGATGGCGAAGAGTTTGCGATTTCTAGAACTCAGCGGGCCTTTCGCGATCGCCAGCGCGAGCTGCAACCCGTGGGCGGCAAAAAAGTACCCAACCCCGGTGGGGGCTGGGTAAGCCCCCTGGCCACCACAACCGTGGTCGCAGCTACAGCCATGAACGAGGCACTGCTGCCCTACCTGCGCGACGGTCGCCTCACCCTGATTCCCTTTGCCGAACCGGCTGAGGTGCTCAAAGAAACCGTGAACGGGCGCACCAAGGTGCAAGGTGTGGTCTGTCGTGACACCCAAACCGGCCACCCCTTCACCATCAAAGCCAAGATCACCGTCGAGGCCACCGATCTAGGCGATCTGCTAGAAGTTGGCGACATTCCCTCCTACGTTGGCCAGGAAGCTCGTCACGAAACCGGCGAAGCAATTTTGCCCGAAGATGCCCGGCCTCAGTGCCAGCAGTCGATTACCTTCGACGTGGTGGTAGAGCACACCGTTCGGGGCAAGGGGGTGCCCATCGGTAAACCCGACGGCTTTGAAACTGAACCTTGGATTGGCCTCAAAGAATTTACCAGCACCTTCTGGACCAAGGCCAAACCCAACCAATGGCAGCGGTGGGATTTTTTTAGCGACTTTGGCATCTTTCGCTATCGACGGCTGCTGCGCGCCCAACCCCACGAGAAGAAAGTCTCCCCTGGCGATGTTGCAGTGCTCAACTGGGGCACCTCTAGCGAGCCCGATCGCGCCTTTTGCTGTGGTAACGACTACCGCCCCGGTCGTCTCGTCGGCGTCAGTCGAGAAGAACGGGCCTTCCACATTCAGCGGGCGCGGCAGCGAGCCCAGGCCTACCTCCACTACCTTCAGACCCACGGAGCCACCGACCTCAAGCCCCGGGGCGATCTAACCTGGACCAAAGACGGCATTGCCCTCGAACCCTACATCCGCGAGGCCCGTCGCGGCATGGCTCTGACCACCATTCGCCATGAAGATGTCGCCGAAACCTTCTTTCCTGACCAGGCCCGCGCCCGCTGCTTCGACGACTCTGTCGGCATTGGCCAATACCACTACCTCGATCTGCACGGCAACGACGCCAAAGGCCACGTCAGCCCCAGAGGTAAAGATGTGGTCGCCCTACCCTTTAGCTTGCCCCTAGGTTCTTTAGTGCCCAAAGACACTGACGGTCTGGTGCTATCGGCAAAAAGCCTGGGCACCACCCACATCACCAACGCCGCCTACCGCATGCACCCGATGGAGTGGGCGATCGGCGAAGCCAGCGGCTTTCTGGCGGTCTTCGCCGTGTGGACAGGCCTAGCCCCCCGGCAGTTGGCCACCGAAGAAAAACACACTCGCAAGATTCAGGGCTTCATGGCCCGCAACGGCATCCCCATCTTTTGGTTTAACGACATCAGCCACAACGATCCCGACTTTGAGGCCATCCAAGTGCTGGCAGCAGCGGGCATTGTCCGCAGCGAAAATCCCAAAAATCTCACCTTCAGGCCCTATGCTCCGGTCAACCGGGCTGTGGTGGCCACGGCCCTGGTCAACGCTCTCAAGCTGCCTACGACCCTACCCGACAAACCCACCTTTATCGATGTCGTCCCTGGCCAGCACTGGGCCTATATGCCGATCGAAACCCTCTATGCCCACGGCATGATCGCCGGAGTGGGCAAAGACCGCTTCGCCCCCGATGCTCCCATCACCCGTGAGCAGCTCTCTTTTCTGGTCAAACGAGCCATGCCCGAGGTCTACGACAAGGCCTTTGCCCGTACCCCGATTGATCGCCAAAACCTCCAGCGTCGCGAACTCTCCCGCGTGCTCTACGAGGTGCTCAAAGGCAGGCTGGAGATTTAG